A single region of the Fusobacterium varium genome encodes:
- a CDS encoding MarR family transcriptional regulator — protein MEERKLENTLYSSIARLFHRNRCFMDEQLRKRGITELGFSHVRIIIILHVFKVLSMKEVTEKISKDKSTVTILVNKLEKKGYLRKKICEEDRRVTYLELEDKAKEILNIIFEVSDIFQSRVEKILDEEERKMFIKIMSKLIENWE, from the coding sequence ATGGAAGAGAGGAAATTAGAGAATACACTTTATAGTAGTATTGCAAGGTTGTTCCATAGGAATAGGTGTTTTATGGATGAACAACTAAGGAAAAGAGGAATAACAGAGTTAGGCTTTTCTCATGTAAGAATAATTATAATACTTCATGTTTTTAAAGTTCTTTCAATGAAAGAAGTTACAGAGAAGATATCTAAGGATAAGTCAACTGTTACTATTTTAGTAAATAAGTTAGAGAAGAAAGGATATCTTAGAAAAAAAATATGTGAAGAAGATAGAAGGGTAACATATTTAGAATTAGAAGATAAAGCAAAAGAGATTTTAAATATTATTTTTGAAGTCTCAGATATTTTTCAAAGTAGAGTAGAAAAAATACTTGATGAAGAAGAGAGAAAAATGTTTATAAAAATAATGTCAAAACTTATAGAGAATTGGGAATAA
- a CDS encoding cysteine-rich small domain-containing protein — MNNYKFIHHKDCEFFPCHQVKNIEDFNCMFCYCPLYMLGENCGGNFKYTPHGIKDCSNCTLPHIKEVGYDHIQKKMLEVIEIVQKRYLDKKEAEEKEKK, encoded by the coding sequence ATGAATAACTATAAATTTATCCACCATAAAGATTGTGAATTTTTTCCATGTCATCAAGTAAAGAATATTGAGGATTTTAACTGTATGTTTTGCTATTGCCCACTATATATGTTAGGAGAAAATTGTGGAGGAAACTTTAAATATACACCTCATGGAATAAAAGATTGTTCAAATTGTACTTTACCTCATATTAAAGAGGTTGGATATGATCATATTCAAAAGAAGATGCTTGAAGTAATTGAGATAGTACAAAAAAGATATTTAGATAAAAAAGAAGCAGAGGAAAAAGAGAAAAAATAG
- the sfsA gene encoding DNA/RNA nuclease SfsA, translated as MDKLIYKIGIDTIGKFLERPNRFIAKVELKDQKEVICHVHDSGRIKELLFLGNEVSLKKAKEGSKRKTDWDLISAKADDGEDILINSAYHRYISENFLRDFEISPFGKVDSITAEVKNGDSRLDYLLEKDGKKIWVEVKGVSLSVNKVAMFPDAPSTRAQKHLKELIKIKENGDRAAVLLLVFRDSKSFRPKYETDLEFSKLFYKAIKAGVEIYPVQFYLKDGDIIYREKKIEILPETL; from the coding sequence ATGGATAAATTAATTTATAAGATAGGAATAGATACCATAGGGAAATTTTTAGAGAGACCAAATAGATTTATAGCAAAGGTAGAATTAAAAGATCAAAAAGAGGTTATCTGTCATGTTCATGATTCTGGAAGAATAAAGGAACTTCTTTTTTTAGGAAATGAAGTTAGTTTAAAAAAAGCCAAAGAGGGAAGTAAGAGAAAAACAGATTGGGATCTAATTTCAGCAAAAGCAGATGATGGAGAAGATATTTTAATTAATTCTGCTTACCATAGATATATTTCAGAAAATTTTTTAAGAGATTTTGAGATTTCACCTTTTGGAAAAGTTGATAGTATAACAGCAGAGGTAAAAAATGGGGATAGCAGACTTGATTATCTTTTAGAAAAAGATGGAAAAAAGATTTGGGTTGAAGTTAAAGGAGTTTCTCTTTCTGTAAATAAAGTAGCAATGTTTCCAGATGCTCCAAGCACAAGGGCTCAAAAACATTTGAAAGAGTTGATAAAAATAAAAGAGAATGGAGATAGAGCAGCAGTTTTATTATTAGTTTTTAGAGATTCTAAAAGTTTTAGACCAAAATATGAAACAGATTTAGAGTTTTCAAAACTATTTTATAAAGCAATAAAGGCAGGAGTAGAAATTTATCCAGTTCAATTTTATTTAAAAGATGGAGATATAATATATAGAGAAAAGAAGATAGAGATTTTACCTGAAACATTATAA
- a CDS encoding Rrf2 family transcriptional regulator, with product MRLKNEIEYAFRILLYLTKNGEERIISSNEISLLEDIPHLFSLRILKKLEKADLVVIFKGARGGYKLKRDSREITLKDAIESIEGKICLKDCMESPESCTLRGGNCGIHRVMKSIEDDFIKRLEAVNFRDLADGKY from the coding sequence ATGAGATTAAAAAATGAGATAGAATATGCATTTAGAATACTTCTATACTTAACTAAAAATGGAGAAGAGAGAATTATTTCTTCAAATGAAATATCTTTACTGGAAGATATACCTCATCTTTTTAGTTTGAGAATTTTAAAAAAGTTAGAAAAAGCTGACTTAGTAGTGATCTTTAAAGGTGCTAGAGGGGGATACAAATTAAAAAGAGATAGTAGAGAGATAACTCTTAAAGATGCTATTGAATCAATAGAGGGGAAAATTTGTTTAAAAGATTGTATGGAATCACCTGAAAGTTGTACTTTAAGAGGTGGAAATTGTGGAATTCACAGAGTTATGAAAAGTATAGAAGATGATTTTATAAAAAGATTAGAAGCTGTTAATTTTAGAGATTTAGCAGATGGAAAATATTAA
- a CDS encoding DUF1385 domain-containing protein — protein sequence MVEKISIGGQAVIEGVMMRSPQWLATAVRKPSGEIVYKKTKISSNRGKLAKIPFVRGAVSLFDALVMGIKELTFSANQSEVEEEEQITQKEAVMTTVVSLALGIGLFVVIPSLIGSFVFSNNKIHSNLLEAVLRLVFFIFYIWVISFSKDVKRVYEYHGAEHKSIYAYENGLELTPENAKKFTTLHPRCGTSFLLIVMLISIIVFSCMDFILPVPKDMLQKIIIKVVLRVIMMPVIAGISYELQRYSSNHLDRCWVKLVAFPGLSLQRITTKEPDLDQLEVAIVAIKAALGEKVDNAREIS from the coding sequence ATGGTAGAGAAAATTAGTATAGGGGGGCAAGCTGTAATTGAGGGTGTTATGATGAGAAGTCCTCAATGGTTAGCAACAGCAGTGAGAAAACCCTCAGGAGAGATTGTATATAAGAAGACGAAAATTTCATCAAATAGGGGAAAGTTAGCAAAGATACCTTTTGTAAGAGGTGCAGTTTCACTTTTTGATGCACTTGTTATGGGGATAAAGGAGCTTACATTTTCAGCTAATCAGTCAGAGGTTGAAGAGGAGGAGCAAATTACTCAGAAGGAAGCTGTTATGACAACAGTTGTATCCTTAGCCTTAGGGATAGGATTGTTTGTAGTAATTCCATCTTTAATAGGTAGTTTTGTATTTAGCAATAACAAGATTCACTCAAATCTTTTAGAAGCTGTATTGAGATTAGTATTCTTTATATTCTATATATGGGTAATCTCTTTTTCAAAGGATGTAAAGAGGGTTTATGAGTATCATGGTGCAGAGCATAAATCTATATATGCCTATGAAAATGGATTGGAGTTAACACCAGAGAATGCTAAGAAATTTACTACACTACATCCTAGATGTGGAACAAGCTTTCTTTTAATAGTAATGTTAATTTCAATAATTGTTTTTTCATGTATGGATTTTATATTGCCAGTACCTAAAGATATGTTACAAAAAATAATTATAAAGGTTGTATTAAGAGTTATTATGATGCCTGTTATAGCAGGGATCTCGTATGAGCTTCAAAGATATAGTAGTAATCATTTAGATAGATGTTGGGTAAAGTTAGTGGCATTTCCTGGGTTATCACTTCAAAGAATTACAACTAAAGAACCAGATTTAGATCAATTGGAAGTGGCGATTGTTGCTATAAAAGCAGCTTTAGGAGAGAAAGTAGATAATGCAAGGGAGATAAGTTAA
- a CDS encoding PP2C family protein-serine/threonine phosphatase: MLYMFFLCLLTIFFFYILKRQEKENFKDIIRILTSLRARQELEDIPEVLKEEYIETLNKIIKQELELENSIVELREYRKELEVTYDALVTKSTQLEYSNHILERRVENLSNLNSLSRAVLSILEVDKIINIILDAYFVLTGAKRISLYLWDNGKLKNRRVKGAIRFRGEISFSEDEIKEFTRADYKRIYEDLSKGFAVGDDEVVVISPLVVKGKELGVIYVIEDRNKLIDIDEETISALVIQVSIAINNAQIYSALLVKERMSNELEVAARIQKKILPANINDIFGLKIANFFEPAKEIGGDYYDYTVVDEDNCCITIADVSGKGVPAAFLMALGRSVLKTLMITADMEPEKNLNELNRLIYPDITEDMFITMMHSKYNRKTQILSYSNAGHNPLVVYRAETDTVELHTVKGVAIGFLKEYSYRHGELKLNDGDIVVFYTDGINETENSNKDMFGIDRLKEVVYQNKDREPEEIKESILKAITDFRGDYEQVDDLTFVILKK, from the coding sequence ATGTTGTATATGTTTTTTCTTTGTCTGCTTACAATATTTTTCTTTTATATTTTAAAGAGGCAGGAGAAAGAAAATTTTAAAGATATTATAAGAATACTGACTAGTCTTAGGGCAAGACAGGAGTTAGAAGATATTCCAGAAGTTTTAAAAGAGGAGTATATAGAGACTTTAAATAAGATAATTAAGCAGGAGTTAGAGCTTGAAAATTCAATAGTTGAGTTGAGAGAGTATAGAAAAGAGCTGGAAGTGACATATGATGCTCTTGTTACTAAATCTACACAGTTAGAGTATAGTAATCATATTCTTGAAAGAAGGGTAGAAAATCTATCAAATCTTAACTCTCTATCAAGGGCAGTTCTTTCAATACTTGAGGTAGATAAGATAATAAATATTATATTAGATGCTTATTTTGTACTTACAGGAGCAAAGAGAATATCACTTTACCTTTGGGACAATGGAAAATTAAAAAATAGAAGAGTAAAGGGAGCTATAAGATTTAGAGGAGAGATAAGCTTTAGTGAAGATGAGATAAAAGAGTTTACAAGAGCTGACTATAAGAGAATTTACGAAGATCTTTCAAAGGGATTTGCTGTTGGAGATGACGAGGTTGTTGTTATCTCTCCACTTGTTGTAAAGGGAAAAGAGCTTGGGGTTATATATGTAATAGAAGATAGAAATAAATTGATTGATATAGATGAAGAAACTATATCAGCATTGGTAATTCAAGTTTCTATTGCCATAAATAATGCTCAAATTTATTCAGCTCTTCTTGTAAAAGAGAGAATGTCCAATGAACTTGAAGTTGCTGCTAGAATCCAAAAGAAAATTCTTCCAGCAAATATCAATGATATTTTTGGATTAAAAATTGCCAATTTCTTTGAGCCAGCAAAGGAGATTGGAGGGGACTATTACGACTATACAGTAGTAGATGAGGATAACTGTTGCATTACAATAGCAGATGTAAGTGGTAAGGGAGTACCAGCAGCATTTTTGATGGCATTGGGAAGATCGGTATTGAAAACATTGATGATTACTGCTGATATGGAGCCAGAAAAAAATCTTAATGAATTAAATAGATTGATATATCCAGATATAACTGAGGATATGTTTATCACAATGATGCATAGTAAATATAATAGAAAAACTCAGATTTTATCATATTCAAATGCAGGGCATAACCCTCTTGTAGTGTATAGAGCAGAAACAGATACAGTTGAACTGCATACTGTAAAAGGGGTAGCAATTGGATTCCTTAAAGAGTATTCATATAGACATGGAGAGCTAAAATTAAATGATGGAGATATTGTAGTTTTCTATACTGATGGAATAAATGAAACTGAAAATAGCAATAAAGATATGTTTGGAATTGATAGATTGAAAGAGGTTGTATATCAAAATAAAGATAGAGAACCTGAAGAGATAAAAGAGAGTATTTTAAAAGCGATAACTGATTTTAGAGGAGACTATGAACAAGTGGACGACTTAACATTTGTTATTTTAAAAAAATAG
- the uvrC gene encoding excinuclease ABC subunit UvrC, with protein sequence MDIKKIEIPENPGVYLMKKQGKVIYVGKAKNLKNRVSSYFNREHESEKTKELVKNIENIEFIICNSEVDALILENNLIKKYMPKYNILLKDEKTYPYIKISREKFPNIQVIRTTKALDTKSGIYFGPYPQGGWMLKKMLVKIFKLRDCTRDMNKKYSRPCLKYYMKMCIGPCVYKDREKEYNTFVEQAKQVLKGQGKLLVEELNKKMNLASEKMEFENAIIYREQIKEIESTILNNQVTEYGKELDEDIFNLKIEKERVFICVLNVRDGKILGKISTNLSLKDKIYENVLESMILSFYTKHPLPNSIVFQSEYEKESEQILEALKKIKNRKIEFHFPKIKSRRKELLEMGKLNLERDIENYYRKKSVVEEGLYKLYTTLQLTRYPRKIECFDISNTQGKDAVASMSVSIEGRASKKDYRKFKITCKDTPDDFQMMREVITRRYGKLEESQFPDIILIDGGIGQINAAGEVLRELGKDGISDLLSLAEREEEVYKYGEKEPYIFSKDQEALKIFQRVRDEAHRFGVTYHRKLRSKRVLKSELDDIEGVGTKRKTVLLKEFGSIERMKNESIESLTRFVPRKVAENILEKLKK encoded by the coding sequence ATAGATATAAAAAAGATAGAGATACCTGAGAATCCTGGGGTTTACTTGATGAAAAAACAGGGAAAGGTAATCTATGTTGGAAAGGCTAAAAATCTAAAAAATAGAGTATCTTCATATTTTAATAGAGAGCATGAGAGCGAAAAAACAAAAGAGCTTGTAAAGAATATCGAGAATATAGAGTTTATAATATGTAATAGTGAAGTAGATGCTCTGATTTTAGAAAACAACTTAATAAAAAAATATATGCCTAAATATAATATCTTATTAAAAGATGAAAAGACATATCCTTATATAAAAATCAGTAGAGAAAAATTTCCAAATATTCAAGTTATAAGAACAACAAAGGCTTTAGATACAAAATCAGGTATATATTTTGGTCCATATCCTCAAGGAGGATGGATGTTAAAAAAGATGCTTGTAAAGATATTTAAACTTAGAGACTGTACAAGAGATATGAATAAAAAATATTCTAGACCATGTTTAAAGTACTATATGAAAATGTGTATAGGACCTTGTGTATATAAAGATAGAGAAAAGGAGTATAATACATTTGTAGAACAGGCAAAACAAGTTTTAAAAGGGCAAGGAAAATTATTGGTTGAAGAACTTAATAAGAAGATGAATTTAGCTTCAGAGAAGATGGAGTTTGAAAATGCTATTATTTATAGAGAGCAGATAAAAGAGATTGAATCAACCATTTTAAATAATCAAGTAACTGAGTATGGAAAAGAGCTGGATGAAGATATATTTAATTTGAAAATTGAAAAGGAGAGAGTTTTTATCTGCGTTTTAAATGTAAGAGATGGAAAAATTTTAGGAAAAATCTCGACAAATTTAAGTTTAAAGGATAAAATATATGAGAATGTATTAGAGAGTATGATCTTATCATTCTATACAAAACACCCTTTACCTAATAGTATAGTTTTTCAAAGTGAGTATGAAAAAGAGAGTGAACAGATATTAGAGGCATTAAAAAAGATAAAAAATAGAAAGATAGAGTTTCATTTTCCAAAGATTAAAAGTAGAAGAAAAGAGCTACTTGAAATGGGAAAATTGAATTTAGAAAGAGATATAGAAAATTATTATAGAAAGAAAAGTGTAGTTGAAGAGGGATTGTATAAGTTATATACAACTTTACAACTTACAAGATATCCAAGAAAGATAGAGTGCTTTGATATATCAAATACTCAAGGAAAAGATGCAGTTGCCTCAATGAGTGTTTCAATAGAGGGGAGAGCGTCAAAGAAAGATTATAGAAAATTTAAGATAACTTGTAAAGATACTCCAGATGATTTTCAGATGATGAGAGAGGTAATAACTAGACGTTATGGAAAATTAGAGGAGAGTCAATTTCCAGATATAATTTTAATAGATGGTGGAATTGGACAGATAAATGCAGCTGGAGAGGTATTGAGGGAGTTAGGAAAAGATGGAATCTCAGATCTTTTAAGCTTAGCAGAGAGAGAAGAGGAAGTATATAAATATGGAGAGAAAGAGCCATATATATTTTCTAAAGATCAAGAGGCTCTTAAAATATTTCAAAGGGTTAGAGATGAGGCTCATAGATTTGGAGTAACTTACCATAGAAAATTGAGAAGTAAAAGGGTTTTAAAGTCAGAGCTTGATGATATTGAGGGAGTTGGAACAAAAAGAAAAACAGTTCTTTTAAAAGAGTTTGGCTCTATTGAGAGAATGAAAAATGAAAGTATAGAATCTTTAACTAGGTTTGTTCCTAGAAAAGTTGCAGAAAATATATTAGAAAAATTAAAAAAATAG
- the rapZ gene encoding RNase adapter RapZ, translating to MQKKKFVIVSGLSGAGKTTALNVLEDMGYYVVDNLPCEVASFFINTSIEKLALGIDIRSFKLTEEFFKLLDEIEKAGMEFSLVFIEASNEVILNRYNLTRRKHPLEADTLLKSITKESRIMASIREKASGIIDTSDIKPKELSERLKEILMIDSHEKAINIHVQSFGFKYGIPIDLDLLFDVRFLPNPYYIEELREKTGEDAEVYNYVMKYDISQEFAERLLDMLKFLIPNFIKEGKKHLTIGIGCSGGKHRSVTFARLLHDELSKVESLNVYISHREKERRNW from the coding sequence ATGCAGAAAAAAAAGTTTGTTATAGTAAGTGGATTGAGTGGGGCTGGAAAGACAACAGCTTTAAATGTATTGGAAGATATGGGGTATTATGTTGTTGATAATTTACCTTGTGAAGTAGCAAGCTTCTTTATAAATACTTCAATAGAAAAATTAGCGTTAGGAATAGATATTCGTTCATTTAAATTAACAGAAGAGTTTTTTAAATTGTTAGATGAGATAGAAAAAGCAGGAATGGAGTTTTCACTTGTATTTATTGAAGCATCAAATGAAGTTATTTTAAATAGATATAATCTAACAAGAAGAAAACATCCTTTAGAAGCAGATACTCTTTTAAAAAGTATAACTAAAGAGAGTAGAATAATGGCTTCAATTAGAGAAAAAGCAAGTGGAATTATAGATACAAGTGATATTAAACCAAAAGAACTTTCAGAAAGATTAAAAGAGATTTTAATGATAGATTCACATGAAAAGGCAATAAATATTCATGTTCAATCTTTTGGATTTAAATATGGTATTCCTATTGATTTAGATCTACTTTTTGATGTGAGATTTTTACCTAATCCTTACTATATAGAGGAACTTAGAGAGAAAACTGGAGAGGATGCAGAGGTTTACAACTATGTTATGAAATATGATATCTCTCAAGAGTTTGCTGAAAGATTATTGGACATGTTAAAGTTTTTAATTCCTAATTTTATAAAAGAGGGGAAAAAACATCTTACTATTGGAATAGGATGTAGTGGAGGAAAACATCGTTCTGTAACTTTTGCTAGACTGTTACATGATGAACTTTCAAAAGTGGAAAGTTTAAATGTATATATTAGCCATCGTGAGAAGGAGAGAAGGAACTGGTAA
- the argS gene encoding arginine--tRNA ligase has translation MQVIDREIAKIFEATVKKVYGDIETKKIEVSVATNEKFGDFQTNFAMMNSKIIGKNPRAIAQEIVDNLEPNNVIDKLEIAGPGFINIFLKSEYLGELLKKSRNEKYDFSFLNRDGDVIIDFSSPNIAKRMHIGHLRSTIIGDSVARIYRYLGYHLVADNHIGDWGTQFGKLIIGYRKWLNQEAYKENSIEELERVYVEFTKQSEEHPELEEEARLELKKLQDGDEENYALWKEFIKVSLDEYEKLYTRLDVHFDTYYGESFYHPMMQGVVDELVEKGLAVEDDGAKVVFFPEEDNLFPCIVQKKDGAFLYSTSDIATIKFRRENYNVNKLIYLTDERQQDHFKQFFKITEMLGWDVEKYHIWFGIMRFADGVFSTRKGNVIRLEQLLDEGKKRAYDIVNEKNPDLSAEEKDQIAEVVGVGAIKYADLSQNRQSPIIFEWDKILSFEGNTAPYLQYSYARIQSILRKAAAEGKEIDYSKEIKIENKQERALADHIATFPMVVLKAAESFKPNIIADYLFELSKKFNSFYNSCPILNQEDDILYSRGLIAKVAGETIKEGLSLLGIKTLDRM, from the coding sequence GTGCAGGTTATAGATAGAGAGATAGCTAAGATATTTGAAGCTACAGTAAAAAAAGTATATGGAGATATAGAAACAAAGAAAATTGAAGTATCTGTGGCAACAAATGAGAAATTTGGAGACTTTCAAACAAACTTTGCTATGATGAACTCTAAGATTATAGGAAAAAATCCTAGAGCAATAGCACAAGAGATAGTAGATAATCTTGAGCCTAATAATGTAATAGATAAATTAGAAATAGCAGGACCAGGATTTATTAATATATTTTTAAAAAGTGAATATCTTGGAGAATTACTAAAAAAATCAAGAAATGAGAAATATGATTTTTCATTCCTTAACAGAGATGGAGATGTAATAATAGACTTCTCTTCTCCAAATATTGCTAAAAGAATGCACATTGGGCATTTAAGATCAACAATAATAGGAGATTCAGTAGCTAGAATATATAGATATTTAGGATACCATTTAGTAGCTGACAACCACATAGGAGATTGGGGAACACAATTTGGTAAACTTATTATTGGATATAGAAAATGGCTTAATCAAGAAGCTTATAAAGAAAATTCTATTGAAGAATTAGAAAGAGTATATGTTGAGTTTACAAAACAATCTGAAGAACATCCAGAACTTGAAGAGGAAGCAAGATTAGAGCTTAAAAAACTTCAAGATGGAGATGAAGAAAACTATGCTCTTTGGAAAGAGTTTATAAAAGTATCTCTTGATGAGTATGAAAAATTATATACAAGACTTGATGTACACTTTGATACATACTATGGAGAATCATTCTATCACCCAATGATGCAAGGTGTTGTAGATGAGCTTGTAGAAAAAGGTTTAGCAGTAGAAGATGATGGGGCAAAAGTTGTATTCTTCCCAGAAGAAGATAACCTATTCCCATGTATAGTACAAAAGAAAGATGGAGCATTCCTTTACTCAACATCTGATATAGCTACTATTAAATTTAGAAGAGAAAACTACAATGTAAATAAATTAATTTATCTTACAGATGAAAGACAACAAGATCACTTTAAACAATTCTTTAAAATAACAGAGATGCTTGGTTGGGATGTTGAAAAATACCATATTTGGTTTGGTATTATGAGATTTGCTGATGGAGTATTCTCAACAAGAAAAGGAAATGTAATTAGATTAGAGCAACTTCTAGATGAAGGAAAGAAAAGAGCTTATGATATAGTAAATGAGAAAAATCCTGATCTATCAGCAGAAGAAAAAGATCAAATTGCTGAAGTTGTAGGAGTAGGAGCTATAAAATATGCTGACCTTTCTCAAAATAGACAAAGTCCAATCATATTTGAGTGGGATAAGATATTAAGTTTTGAAGGAAATACAGCACCATATTTACAATACTCTTATGCTAGAATCCAATCTATTTTAAGAAAAGCTGCTGCTGAAGGAAAAGAGATTGATTACTCTAAAGAGATAAAAATAGAAAATAAACAAGAAAGAGCATTAGCAGATCATATAGCAACATTCCCAATGGTTGTTTTAAAAGCTGCTGAATCATTTAAACCAAATATAATAGCAGATTATCTATTTGAACTTTCTAAGAAATTCAATAGTTTCTACAATAGTTGTCCTATCTTAAATCAAGAAGATGATATTCTATATTCAAGAGGACTAATTGCTAAAGTAGCAGGGGAAACTATTAAAGAGGGATTATCTCTATTAGGAATTAAAACACTAGATAGAATGTAA
- the aspS gene encoding aspartate--tRNA ligase codes for MIYKTHNLGELRKENIGQEVILSGWVDTKRDLGGLTFVDMRDREGKTQVIFDIDVAPKEVVEQAQKLKNEAVIRIVGEVRERQSKNPNMPTGDIEVFAKELTVLNSCDVLPFQISSVDDNVNENIRLKYRYLDIRRPRMLRNLKMRHKMIMAIRNYMDQHGFLDIDTPLLTKSTPEGARDFLVPCRISPGEFYALPQSPQLFKQLLMIGGIERYFQLAKCFRDEDLRADRQFEFVQLDIEMSFVTMDDVMNTIEGLAKDVFTAITGETVDYKFERMPYAEAMGRFGSDKPDLRFGVELKDLTDIVKDCGFKAFQETVANGGIVKAIVAPQGAERFSRKVLGEYEEHAKRYFGAKGMAHIKVTEDGVNSPIAKFLTKEELDAIVERTGAEKGDIILIIADKAKVVYGALGALRTRIGKEFNLINPDEFRFLWVVDFPMFAYDEEEQRYKAEHHPFTSIKDEDLEAFLNGQTENIRTNTYDMVLNGFEIGGGSIRIFNPEIQSKVFDRLGLTPEEAKTKFGFFLDAFKYGAPPHGGLAFGLDRWLMVMLKENSIRDVIPFPKTNKGQCLMTEAPGIVDEDQLEELHLKSTYEEEEK; via the coding sequence ATGATTTACAAAACTCATAATTTAGGTGAACTAAGGAAGGAAAATATAGGTCAAGAAGTAATTCTTTCTGGTTGGGTTGACACAAAAAGAGACCTTGGGGGATTAACTTTCGTAGATATGAGAGATAGAGAGGGAAAAACTCAAGTAATTTTTGACATAGATGTAGCACCAAAAGAAGTAGTAGAACAAGCTCAAAAATTAAAAAATGAAGCTGTAATAAGAATAGTTGGAGAGGTAAGAGAAAGACAAAGTAAAAACCCAAATATGCCTACTGGGGATATAGAAGTTTTTGCTAAAGAACTAACTGTATTAAATAGTTGTGATGTTCTACCATTCCAAATTTCAAGTGTAGATGACAATGTAAATGAAAATATTAGATTAAAATACAGATATCTTGATATTAGAAGACCAAGAATGTTACGTAATTTAAAAATGAGACATAAAATGATAATGGCTATTAGAAACTATATGGATCAACATGGTTTCTTAGATATAGATACTCCATTATTAACTAAATCAACTCCAGAAGGAGCAAGAGACTTCTTAGTACCTTGTAGAATAAGTCCAGGAGAATTTTATGCTCTACCTCAATCACCTCAATTATTTAAACAACTTTTAATGATTGGTGGAATTGAAAGATATTTCCAATTAGCTAAATGTTTTAGAGACGAAGATCTAAGAGCAGATAGACAATTTGAATTTGTTCAATTAGATATTGAAATGTCATTTGTAACTATGGATGATGTTATGAATACAATAGAAGGACTAGCTAAAGATGTATTTACTGCTATTACAGGGGAAACAGTAGATTACAAATTTGAAAGAATGCCTTATGCTGAAGCTATGGGAAGATTTGGTTCTGACAAACCAGATTTAAGATTTGGTGTAGAATTAAAAGATCTTACTGATATAGTTAAAGATTGTGGATTTAAAGCTTTCCAAGAAACAGTTGCAAATGGAGGAATTGTTAAAGCTATAGTAGCTCCTCAAGGTGCAGAAAGATTCTCTAGAAAAGTATTAGGAGAATATGAGGAACATGCAAAAAGATACTTTGGAGCTAAAGGAATGGCTCATATAAAAGTAACTGAAGATGGAGTAAACTCTCCAATAGCTAAATTCTTAACTAAAGAGGAATTAGATGCAATAGTTGAAAGAACTGGAGCAGAAAAAGGAGATATTATCTTAATAATAGCTGATAAAGCAAAAGTAGTATACGGAGCTTTAGGAGCATTAAGAACAAGAATAGGAAAAGAATTTAACTTAATCAATCCAGATGAGTTTAGATTCCTATGGGTAGTTGACTTCCCTATGTTCGCTTATGATGAAGAGGAACAAAGATATAAAGCTGAACACCATCCATTTACATCAATAAAAGATGAGGATTTAGAAGCATTCTTAAATGGACAAACAGAAAATATCAGAACAAATACTTATGATATGGTATTAAACGGATTTGAAATTGGAGGAGGTTCAATTAGAATCTTCAATCCAGAAATTCAATCTAAAGTGTTTGACAGATTAGGACTTACACCAGAAGAAGCTAAAACTAAATTTGGATTCTTCCTTGACGCATTTAAATATGGTGCACCACCTCATGGAGGACTTGCATTTGGACTAGATAGATGGTTAATGGTAATGTTAAAAGAAAATTCAATAAGAGACGTTATTCCATTCCCTAAAACAAATAAAGGACAATGTCTAATGACAGAAGCACCTGGAATAGTAGATGAAGATCAATTAGAAGAACTACATTTAAAATCTACTTATGAAGAGGAAGAGAAATAA